ACACCACCACGGCACCGGTTTGATGAGACTCACTCAGTGTCGCGTACTCCGCCGCCATATCAAAATCATGAGTTTGAACTTGGATCATTTAGCCTCCGGTCACCGGCGGAAAAAACGCCACTTCATCGCCGGCTTGAATGGCTGAATTCAGTGCCACCATTTGATGATTCACGCCCACTAATAATTGCGACTTAGCAAGCGCACTGGCCCAAGGCTCACCTTGGCTGACTAAATGTTGGCGCAGCTCTTCTACGGTAGCCACTTGCTGCGCTATCGTAATTTCAGATTGGCCTAATTGTTCTCTTATTTTGGCAAAAAATAGCACTTTAATGGTCATACGCTAAAATCTCCCGACTTACCGCCGCGTTTTTCTAACAGACGAATACCTTCTATCACCATGTCTTTCTGTACGGCTTTACACATGTCATAAATCGTTAAGGCAGCAACCGACGCTGCGGTGAGCGCTTCCATTTCTACCCCAGTTTGGCCGGCTAATTTACAATAGCTTTGAATATGCACGCTATTTCGCGCTATGTCGGGAGTCAATTGGACTTCGACTTTAGACAGCGCCAGCGGATGGCACAAAGGAATAAGATCGGCGGTTTTTTTAGCTGCCATAATGCCGGCAATGCGCGCGGTAGCAAACACATCGCCTTTGTGATGTTGACCATTAACTATTAAGTCTAGTGTGGTACTGGCCATGCTTACCCACGCCTCGGCGCGGGCTTCACGAGTAGTGACAGCCTTGTCGCTCACATCCACCATATTGGCTTCACCGGCGTGATTAATATGGGTTAAGGTAGCCATTACGACCTCGTTTCAATTAAATGCTGCACAAAATTACACGGCTTATGCTGGGCATTTAACTGCTCTAATAAAATACCCTGCCACGCCGTTTTACAAGCCCCTGTGGAGCCTGGCATACAAAAAATAGCGGTATGATTAGCTAAGCCCGCCATCGCACGACTTTGTACGGTAGAAGTCCCCAGCTCTTGGTAGGTGAGGTGGCGAAACAGCTCACCAAAGCCATCTATTTGGCTATCGAGTAACGGAATAATTGCCTCAGGTGTGGTATCTCGGCCAGTAAAGCCGGTACCACCAGTAATTAACACCACCTGAATGTCGGGGTTTGCTATCCAAGCACTCACTTGGGCTCGTACCTGATACTTATCATCTTTTAAGATGGCTTTATCCACTAACTGGTGGCCGGCTTCACTTAAGGCACTCACTAAATACTTACCCGAGGTATCGGTTTGCTCATTTCTAGTATCCGACACCGTTAACACCGCCATATTTAATGACACAAATACCGACGCGGCATGGCTCATAATATCCTCACTTAAATTAATAATGGTGATGGCAGTTATTAGCGATTAATAAGAAACTTAACCGCCAATGGACGCCAAATGGGGCGTCATGCCGCTGTGGCCTTGATGTAGAAAATGGGTGGCTTTTTTATCTAATAAGGCCTCTTGTAGGCGCACTTGTAGCGCCGTTATTTGCGAGGCATCAGATAATAAATCGCGCAAGTCCACGCCATAGTCGCCAAATAAACATAAATGTAACTTGCCCAAGGAAGACACGCGTAAACGATTACAAGTAGCACAGAAATCTTTGGCGTAGGGCATAATTAAGCCAATTTCGCCACAGTAATCCCCATGCACAAACACTTCTGCCGGTCCGTCATTATGTGCCCTAAGTTTTTGTTGCCAGCCTTGTTGTAATAATTGCTCTTTAATCACGCTACCGCGCACATGATGGCGAGCAAAAAGCTCATCCATCTCGCCAGTTTGCATTAGCTCAATAAAGCGCAATTGAATGGGGTTGTCTTTGATCCACGCTAAGAATTGGCCTAAACCATTGTCGTTTAAGCCGCGCATCAACACCGCATTCACTTTTACTTGCTTAAAACCTGCCTCTAACGCCGCATCAATTCCCGCCATCACTTCATGAAAGCGGTTTTGACCGGTGATTTGATGAAACATACGCGGATCTAAGCTATCCACACTGACGTTGATCGCATCCAATCCGGCCTCGCGCCACTGCGATGCAAATTTGGCCATACGATAGCCGTTAGTGGTCATGGCCACTTTTTCAATGCCTGAGGTATTGGCCACAGTTTCTATAATATGTGTGAAATCTTTACGCAGGGAGGGCTCGCCTCCTGTGAGGCGTACCTTAGTGGTCCCCATAGCAGCAAAGCCGCGAGTGAGATGAGCAATTTCTGAGACGGTTAAAAAAGACTTACGCCCATCTGGCATATAACCATCGGGCAAACAGTACTGACATTTAAAGTTACATACATCTGTGATCGATAATCGCAGATACTGAAACTTGCGCGCATGCGCATCTTTTAATTCCAACATAAAAACACCTTTCCAAGAATGGGAGGCCAAGGCATTTCTACCTCTACCCTTACAGCCCTAAGCTGAGCGGTCGAGTCACCTTATTAGTGCACCATAACGGGCAATAACTTAGGCAAACACGACTCGGAGTTTTGACATAACCCGTTTTAACTTATCCTTAACCTTAAAGACAAGGTTAGCTTTAGATCAAGATAAATCGTTAACGACTGCCCATTATGAGAGCTTACGCAAACAAAGTCATGACCTGGCTCATTTTATGCCTCGCAAATTAAAAATAACGTATTAATTTGCGAGGTAATGAAGGCAGAAAAAGTGCGCTAAAGTCCGGTTTGACTGGGAATGTAAAGTTGGCATGAACATTTCATAGCTAGTAGCGAAGTTTTATCCCGTGCACTTTTCAGCATTAGCTGAAATTCGGCCAACCTCTGAGGTTGGCCATTTTTTTACCTAGGACTTATTTGCCTAGGAATTAGCTTGATGAAGGCGCTCCTTCACCAACGCCAAGGTCTCACTAAGCGCCATTTGCCAAGCTGTAAATTGCTGATTAATTAGCGCTTCATCGAGCTGCTTAGCGCTTTGCTCTAGCTTTTCACTTAAAAACTGACAACGTACAGCACCATAACTGCCACAAGCAGCGGTTAGGCTATGACACGACCGCGCCATTTGCACATAATCTTTAGCACTGTAGGCCTGCGCTAAGACCTGCCCCTGAGTCTGGCCATCATTTAAAAACACGGCTAATAAGCGTAATAGTACTGGCTCACCCAACTCTTGGCTCATTTTACTGAGTTGCTCATTATCTAATAACGGTAATTGGTCTTGTAACTGTTGCCAATTAAGCATGCGCGTTATCCCAGCTTTGTAGTTTTCGATAAATTGTCGAAGGACTCACTTCTAGTAACGCCGCTGCACGAGACACATTGCCCTGACAATGACTAATGGCTCTTTCTATGGCTTTACGCTCAAGTGTGGCTAAGGGGACGATAGGGGCAGGTAAATTATCTTGTACCCACTCCCCCGCTAACTGTTGATTAATGGGCTGATCAAGCGGAGCGGGTAGCATATCTAATTCTATCCACTCTCCCTCATGTAGCACGACTGCATTTCGAATGACATTTTGTAATTGGCGTACATTTCCTGGCCAATGATAGGCTTGCAAGCGATCTTTAGTGGCTTCAGATAAGCCCACAAACGATTTATTTTCTTCACGGGCAGCTTGGCGCACTAAAGCAGTGGCAATGCTAAGCACATCGGCACCCCGCTCGCGCAGCGGCGGTAAGTGAATAGGAATAACATGCAGCCGATAATAAAGATCTTCTCTAAAGCGCCCTTGCTCTACTTCAACTAGCGGATCGCGATTAGTGGCGCAAATAATGCGCACATCTACTTGTATTTGTTGTGAGCTACCCACGGGTTGAATTTGTCCGGTTTGCAAAAAGCGCAACAACTTACTTTGCAGCTCTAAGTCCATTTCACAAATTTCATCCATGAATAAGGTGCCGCCATTGGCGCGGATCACCGCCCCGCCTCTGTCTTGTAAAGCGCCGGTAAAAGCGCCTTTCATATGGCCAAACAGCTCACTTTCCATTAAGTCTTTAGGAATAGCTGCACAGTTTAGCGCAATAAAAGGACCATCTGGGCGAGCGCTGCGCTGGTGCAAGGCTTCGGCACACACTTCTTTGCCGGTGCCACTTTCACCGGTAATAAATACGGTGGCACTGCTAGGAGCAGCATTTTCAATTAAACGATAGACTTTTTGCATCGGCAAACTGGCACCAATAAAGCCTTGAAAAGGCGCACCGGCAATATCATGGCGATAACTGTCTAGCATTTGATTGAGTTGGCGAAACTTCATGGTGTTATGCAAGGTGACTTTTAAACGCTCAACTTCAATGGGTTTATTAATAAAGTCGTGCGCGCCTAATCGCATCGCATCCACCGCCACATCCACAGAGCCGTGAGCGGTGATCACAATGGTAGTAATGTTTAACTTCTCGCGGTGCAGCCATTGTAATATTTCCATGCCCTGCATATCGGGCAGGATCAAGTCGAGCAATAATATATCAGGTGCATGATGTGATATGTGCTCAATAGCGGCTTGACCGGTGTTAACCACTGTTAGCGATAGCGGTTCATCTTGCAGGTAGGCTTGGTAAAGCGCAGCTAAAGAGGCTGTATCTTCTACCAGTAAGACATTTAGCCTGTTATCTACCATGTTATTTCTCACTTTTTAACCATATAAGGGCTTTTTCACATCTAGGAGAAAAAAAGCTTGCAGTAAATTAACCCAATGTTAACATCATACCAACACTGAATGTGACTCATTTGTCACCCGTTTTATCTGTTGCAAAGTATGACTCATTTGTAACCCATGTCATCACTTTTGCTATCTGTGGTGATGAGATAAAGACGTTAAGTTCAGTTTGCTACTGTGTATGTTTTTCCTGTTAGTGTGTTGGTAACGACAACTGTTTAGCCTTGTGGCTGCTGCATAACCAGAGGATCCGTGCCTCTGGTTTTTTTTATTTAATACTCACACTTTAAGACCCGCCTAGGCAGGACTGTCTATATCAATAAATTCTACGCTCATATTATGGGTGCGCGCCAGCCACTCACCTAAGGCTTTTACGCCGTAACGCTCGGTGGCGTGATGACCTGCGGCAAAAAAATGCAGCCCGCACTCTCTGGCTACATGCACCGTTTGCTCAGATATTTCACCGCTGATAAAAGCATCTAATCCCAAGTCTGCTGCAAGATTGATATAGCCTTGCCCGCCTCCGGTACAAAGCCCCACTCTGCGAATAAGCGCAGGGCCGCTCTCACATACTGTTACTATCTTACTGCCTAGGTGATGGGCTAGCTGCTCTGTTAATTGTTGGGCCGTGAGCGGTTGTGCTAACTCACCCCACATCGGAATTGACTGCGCATTGCCAAGCTCCATGGCCTGTAATTGGCTTAGGCCAAGCATAGCGCCAAGTTGAGCGTTATTCCCAATAGTCGGGGCAATATCCAGCGGCAGATGATAAGCATAAAGATTAATGTCATGACTTAGCAGTGCTTTTAGTCGACGCCGCTTCATCCCCACCACCACTTCTGACTCGCCCTTCCAAAAGTAGCCGTGATGAACCAAGATGGCATCGGCGTTAGCAGCGATGGCTTTATCGATTAAGGCTTGGCTGGCGGTGACGCCTGTGATCACCTTACGTACCTGTGCTCGGCCTTCCACTTGTAAGCCATTAGGACAATAGTCTTTAATAGCATGAGAGTTAAGCAAGGTATTAAGCTGCTGTTCAAGTTCTAAGTTATTCATAATGCCCCTCTAAACATTGGCACAGAGCGCTAATAGCGCCTTAATATCGCCATAATAAATCATCTAATATTGCAGGTCTTGTTTGATGAACACCGCTTTAGCTTCAGTATTGTCACAGCTTAACGATCCTATGGTTCGTGATTTAGCTTGGGCCTTAGCCAGCTCCAACTTAATTAGCACCTGTGCACTGGCACCCAGCCAACCTTGGTATGACACCTTATTACTAGACTACCAGCCCCGCTTACAGGCGCTCGATAAAGCGCCTCACCTGCTACACCAACACTGTGCGCAGCCCACTAGACTGGGTTTTTATTTTGAAGCGCTGTGGCATTTTTTCTTAATCGACAGTCCGCGCTTTCAAGTGCTGGCCCATAATTGGCAACAAATTTTTGCCGGCACCACCGTAGGCGCTTTTGATTTTTTAGTATGGGATCGTCAATCACAGCGCATTGAGCATTGGGAATTAGCGGTTAAATTTTATTTAATAAGCCAGCCACAACAGCCCTTTGATCATGCTTTTGGTCTTAACACGCGCGACAAGCTGCGTCGTAAATACCATCACATGCTTGAGCAGCAACTGCAACTAAGCCAACATCCCCAAGTTGCGCTACGTCTTGAGCAACAACAGCTTATGCCAAGTCAGCAGCGACTCATTTTAAAAGGCCGGTTATATTACCCCCTTAATTGTCACCAGTTTATTTCGCCTGATAGCGAGCGCGGCAGTTGGGGCACCTCTCCACCGGCTGCGCATTTTATCGCGCAACAAAAATTGGGCTGGCTCACCGGCCATCGCCCTAGCGAGCAAGTCGCCCCCCGACAAAATTACTGTGACAGTCACGGCCAGTGGTATATGCAAGTAGACGCCGCATGGTTAACAAGTACGCAGTCTTAATGACTATTTCTTACGCTTATTCCGTCTTACACTCATCCGGTGCTTGACATGGCAAGCAGCTTTAGTATTGCGCTGCTTTTATCGACAAAAACAGCATAAAAATACGGCTAAAAATACTTATTTAAGTTTATTATCTTTAGGTCGATACTATCAGGGAAATTATCGAATAAGCGACAGGCCTGCAGATATGAATAGACGAAATCAGCACGTAATTGATGAAGAAGTGACTTATCCAAGCTCAGAGCAATTAGTCTCTACCACGGATCTGCGCGGTGTGATCACCTATGCCAATGATATTTTTTGTCGTGTCGCCGGTTTTCTACCTGAAGAAATGATCGGTAAAAATCATAATTTGATCCGCCATCCTGATATGCCAAAAGCGGCTTTTCGCGATTTATGGCGGCATGCAAAAGCCGGACGGCCGTGGCGAGGCGCGGTAAAAAATCGCTGCAAAGACGGTCGCTACTACTGGGTAGATGCCTATGTCACACCTATTTATGTAGAGGGTAAAATTACCGGTTACCAGTCGGTACGCACCCAACTTGATAGCCAGACGCGTGCTGTGGCAAGTCGCGCTTATCGCCAGCTGCTTAAACAAGAAAAACTAAAACACACGCCCTCACCCTTAGTCGCTAAGGTAAAATCAGCGCTGCCTTTAGTCGGTTTTATGGGTTTATTAGCCCTGATTGGCTGGCTAGCGGGCTTGATCACCTTGGGTATCTCCTTATTACCCTTAGCCTGGTTATTAGTTAGTTATCGCCAAAGCTGGCTCGGTTCACGGCAGTTTTTTACTAGCTTGAGCCAAGAGTATGACAGCATTTCTCGGGCTGTTTATTCAGGCAGCGCGCCCCATGCCATTGCTGATTACCATTTAAAAATGTGGCAAGCGCGCAATCGTACTATTTTAGGGCGAGTAGATGATGCCACCGAATCGCTAAAAGAGTTGGCTCATTCAATGATGCAGTCTATGTCGAGCGCGCGGCGCGAATTAAGCCAACAAGATAGCGATACTCAACAAATTGCCGCAGCAATTAATGAAATGTCAGCCACCGCCAATGACATTACTCACAGCACCCAACAAGCCAGCACCAATGCCAGTGAAGCGCAACAACAGTGCTTAGCCGCGCAAATGCAACTAGAGCAAACTCGCGAGCAAATTGTAAGCTTAGCCAATGAAGCTAAAGAAGCGGTCGCGGCCACCTTAGCGTTAACCGATGAGTCTAAGCGCATTGGTAGCTTAATGAACGAGATCCAAGGTATTGCCGATCAAACTAATTTATTGGCGCTGAATGCGGCTATTGAGGCGGCGCGCGCCGGTGAACATGGCCGGGGCTTTGCTGTAGTAGCTGAAGAAGTACGCGCCTTATCGACCCGCACCCATGGGGCTAGCGAGCAAATACAAACCAGTATTAATCATATTCAGCACACCTTGGAACAATGGCATAGCATGATGGACAACAATAGAGGGCGCAGCCAAGAATGCGTGCAGGCGGCAGCAGCCGGCAGCGACAGCTTAAACCGAGTAGTGACAGAAATTAATCATATTGTGTCGATGACGGTAGAAATATCCTCAGCCGCGGCGCAACAACAGCAAGTAGCCGAAGAAATTAGCCATAATGTGCATGATATTTCTACCCGATCTTCCGCTAACCTAAGCACGATTAGCCAAATGGAAGACTCAAGTAAACAACTGTTAGCTCGCTCTCAAGGACTCAATGATCTTACTCGTACTTTTTCCTAAACCATGAGCCTTAATAGCTCACAAGCCGAGCGCCAAATTTTAGCAGTATTAGCGCACGTGCCTGCTGGAAAGGTGGTCAGCTATGGCCAGCTTGCCGACTTAGCTGGCTTACCCAGACGGGCCCGATTGGCAGGGAGAGTGCTGCGCACCGCGGACACTCGCCATTTGCCTTGGCATAGAGTGGTGGCGGCAAGCGGACAATTAAGCTTGGTTAAAGGCAGTGCGCCGTGGTTGGAGCAGCGCCAGCGTTTACTCAGTGAAGGCGTGCGCTTTAAAGGCAATCCACTTAGCGGTAATACGGTAATCATGGCGCAGTACCAGTGGCAGCCCGACTTGGCTCAGCTGTTAATACTATTGGATTATTAAAGCTTAAAATAAGCCCAATTGCTGGCCACTCATATCGCTAAACTGCAGGCCAATAAAGGGTAAAATGGCCTCAGCAATGGGTTGCAGTTGGCGATCCACATAATGCTGATAATCAATGGCGGAGCTAAGGTACTCTTGTGGCTCTGGACCATTGATGGTCATTAAATAACGAATTTTCCCTTTACGTTGATAACGCAGCGCCTTACCTAAGCGCGCATTATGTTCATCCGCTTTTCGGGCTGCTCGCACTTGGGGTGGCTGAGATTTCACATATTGGGCTAGCGGTCGGCGCAACCGCTTTTCATATACCAGCTCATTATCGAGCTCACCGGCTAAGGTCGCGTTTAGGGTGTGGCGTATAAAATCACTGGGGTCGTGATCATGAAACACTAAGCGATAAAGCTCAGTTTGAAAGCGCTTAGCCAGAGGCGTCCAATCTGAGCGCACACTTTCTAAGCCCTTAAACACCAGCGTATCAAGGCCCTGCTCACGCTTTAATCCGGCATAGCGCTTTTTAGAGCCTTGCTCTTGATTACGAATAGTAGGCATTAAAAATCGGGAAAAATAACATTCAAATTGCAGCTCTAACTTACTCTCAAGCTGTAATTCATCGGCAAGCTTTTGCTGCCAGCGGTGGGTCACCAGCTCGGCTAAACGCCGCCCTTCTGCGCTGGCCGATTGTTCATTATGCTCGCCACTGAGCAGCACAAATATAGAGTCGGTATCGCCATAGATCACTTGCTGGTGCTCACTGATCCAGCGCGCACTTTGTTGCATAATGTCATGACCGCGCAAGGTAATAGATGACGCTAAGCGCGTATCATAAAAGCGACAGCCGCCTGAGCCTAATACGCCATAAAAAGAATTCATTAAAATCTTTATTGCTTGGGAGCGCGGCGCATCTTGTTCACGCTTTGCTTGGTCTCGCTCATGCCATAACTGCTCAATAATGGCGGGCAAAAAATGCTGATGGCGAGAAAATTGTGCGCCTCTATATCCAGGGATAGCGTCCGGCTCGTGCGCACCCACAATTAAGCCCAAGGGATCAATATGAAACGTGCGAATAATAGCGGGATATAAGCTTTTAAAATCCAGCACTAACACATGGCGATACAGCCCCGATTGGGAGTCCATCACATAGCCGCCTGGGCTGGCAAGTCCGCCACCAGCGGGCAAATTAGGGGCCACATAACCGGCGCGGTGTAAATGAGGCAAATAAACTTGAGTAAAGGCGGCCACCGAGCCACCTATTCGGTCTAACTCTAAGCCGGTTAATTGACTGCGCAGACGTAAAAAATCCAGTAATCGAGTGTGTACAAAAATATCCCACACCAAACGACAATCTTCTAAATTATAGGCCGCCAGTTTTGGCTTGTTATGATAAAAATCGCGGATAATGGTGGCTAGGCGATGTTCAACATCTTCTGTTTGTTTACCACGATGTAATAATTGCTGCGCCACGTTTTCTAAACTAAAACTGGCAAACTGATAACAAGCGGTTTTAAGGGCGTCTATACCATCAATCACCACCCTTCCTGCCAAGCTAATAAAAGATTGACCGCTGTATTTAGACTCTCGCAACAACATGGCTTGCCCGCCACGGCCAATACGCAAGCTTAGCCCATGTAAGTCGGCGCGCTTTTGTAATACCCTAAAATCAAAGCCCACCACATTCCAACCAATAATGATGTCGGGATCGTAGTCGTTGAGCGTATTAACAAAGGCCCTTAATAGCGCTTTTTCATCGGCTTGCCAGCGAATATCCATATTAGCGGGCTCAGGCGTGCCTATCATCAACACACAGGCTAAGTGTTGGCCATACAAGCCAATAGAGTACAACTCCCCTTGGCCCGAGCATTCAATATCAAGAGAGAGCACCTTAAATTGAGGGCTGTAATCACTGGCTTTTAAGCGAACGTCAGTAAGAGTAGTGACGCCCGCGCGGGTACTTGGCTTACCAATAAACGCCACGGCACCACGAATAAAGCGATTTAATAAAAAGCGCTCCTGTAAGCGGATATCATCTTCAAATACGCTGACGCCGACTTGGCGCAACAGCTGCGCCGCATGTTGCTGGCTATTAATAGTAGGAAAATACACCACGGCAACCGGTTCATGGCTAAAGGTATGCAAGCCAGGCTCAGCCCAGTCATAAGTAAGGGCTGCTTGGTGTAAGGTTTGGCACACTTGCTCTTTTTGACTAATAGGCACCATCAATAAGGTACGCTCGCCGCTCACTACAAGGCGTACCGGGCCTTGGTCAGTACTCAACCAATAGATAATTTCACAACCTTGATGGCGATCGCGACTGTGGCGGGTGAGTAAAAAGCCCTGATGCAGCGTATTCATAATGACCTTGTAGCACTTTATATGGGTGAGCGAGTGAAGCAGTTAACACGAACAAGGGATTATAGCGAGTAGGCTTAAATAATGGCGAGCCAAAAAATTCAGCCCCGATAAACGGGGCTGAATAGCAATATTAACAAACAGGCTTAGCGCAATAAATCGGTACGCTCAAACGCCGGCACCAAGGTATCGGCAAATTGTCGTAAAATAGCCGCGGATACCGGCACCTTATCTTTATCGCTTAGCGTAATGCTGCTTTGCTCACCTAAATCTCCTAGCTGCACTCGGTACTTTTGCTCAGGTATGGTGAGCGCTGGCAGGCTTAAGTCTTGCCATTTACCTTTTCTTAAGCCATCAAACTCCACATCCACATAGCCTAGTGCTTGTTGGCGGTTAGTAAGACTAAAGCCCAACTGAGGCAATAGGGTCACCAAGCGCTTCCAGCTGCGATCATATCCCTCTGCCACTAATAAGCGACTTTGGGCGGCTTGCAGCTCCACCTGAATAGGACTTTTATCTAGCAGGTTTTGTTGCTGCGTTAGCTTGCCTTGGTAATACAAAGAAAAGGCATTAAGCATGGCGGCTTCATCTTTTTGCTTGGTTTGCGCCAATACCTTGCCCGAATCCGCCAAGCTCACTTCCAAAGACACAGCGCGGCGCACTTCATCTGGCGTTAGCTGCCAATTAAAGCGCTGCTTTGGATTACTAATGGGGCTGCCATTACTGCTCCAACCGCTTGTCGACTCATGAGCATCGGCTTTTTTATCACTAAAAAAATCCGCCAAGGCTTGGTTTAACTCTTGTTGGAGTGGCTGATCTAGGCGCTGTTGATAAAACCACAATCCACTGGCGTTATCCATTATTTGCGAGCCGCGCACTAAGGGTAATACTTGAGTTGGCGGGCGTACATCGACCGCCTTGCCCGTGACGCCACTTGGCTTAATTTTAGGGATAATGTAGTCGTTATTAAAATTAGGCGCTTCTAAGCCCGCAGGGATCAACAAAGGCGCGGTTCTTAGGCTGGCATCTTCATAGTCAAAGCTACGGTTTGCTTGAGCTCGTTTTTCTGGACTGCTACAGGCAGCCAGCACACTAACGGCCAACACACTGATAATTAGGTTTTTGCTATTCAAATGTTTATCCACGCCCGATTAACTCCGCTTTAATTAACGCTTACTTTTTTGAGGAAAGCTCTGATAGAAAATAAGCTAAGACTCAGCACCAAAAAGGCAAACGCGGCTATTAAGATACTCACACTTTACTTAAAATTAGTGAACTGTGGCCAGCTTACTGAATACTCGAGCTACTGACTATGAAAAAGATACCGCAAAAGCATGCACCTGTGTTGAGCCTCAGCCAAGAAATGCGCATCAGCACAGTGTATTCACCTTTTTTAAAAATTAGATTTAAGCTGCTGAGCGGCCTAAAAATATTGCCAAATACTAGTGTTGGCGTGGGGTGAATACAAGCTGCCTGTGGCGAGGTACGCAATCTATGCTAGAGTCGGTGCTTCCATTTATTTGCTGAAACAGGCTTTAAATATGAATTACTTATCTGCTGGCAGCCCAGCCCCCGCCTTTACGCTTAACGACCAAAATGGTCAGGCCGTGAGCTTAAGCGATTTTAATGGTAAAAAAGTATTGGTTTATTTTTATCCTAAAGCCATGACACCAGGCTGTAAGGTACAAGCTTGTAGCCTGCGCGATAGCCAAGCTGAGCTGACTGCAAACAACGTAGTGGTATTGGGAATTAGCCCAGATCCTGTCGCTCGTTTAAAGAAATTTGAAGAAAAGGACGAGCTTAACTTTACGCTGCTCTCTGATGAAGACCACGCTATTGCCGACGCCTTTGGTGTATGGGGCCTAAAGAAATTTATGGGCAAAGAATATGAGGGCATTCACCGCATTAGCTTTTTAGTTGATGAGTCAGGGACGGTTGAGCAGGTGTTCGACAAGTTCAAAACCAAAGATCACCATCAGGTGGTATTGGATTATTTAGCTAAAAAGTAAGCGCTTAGCTCAAACTCGCGATTAAAAACTGTCTCGCCACGGAATACACGGAAACACACAGCAAAATGAAAACCCGTTAATAAGCACTTTTATCGGTCGTAGTAGGATCTTACAAATAAAAATACTTAACGTTTTTAATAGGGTGCTGAGTCGGTGTTGTGCCGTGTATTGCGTGGCAAAAGTAGCTTTCTTATCAAGGCTGCATTTTTTTAACTAGCCAAAAGCCAGCCAGCATGGCTAACACAAATAGCCCTGCTTGCCATTGTAAGCTGGCTAATAGCGCCATGGCCGACCCCGGACAAATGCCCACCCAGCCCCAGCCTGCCCCAAATAAGCTCGCCCCTATTACTAAGCGCTTATCAATAATCGGCTTTGCTAGCTTTGGTAAGTCGTTACCTAACACACATTGTGTTTGGCCAGCTTGGCGCCATCTATAATAACCTGGCATAAACACCGCCAAGGCTGCTGCCATCACCAGCCCTAAACTGGGATCCCACTCGCGCGTAATATTTAAAAAACCCTGCACTTTTTCAGGATTAATCATGCCAGAGATGCTAATACCTAAGCCAAACAAGGCACCGGACGCTAAAGCCACAACCATTAATAATCGTGATTTATTTAACATTTATTTGTCCCCAAACACACTGACTACTAGCATGGCCACACTCATAAACCACACAGTAGCGATGAGGGAGCGCCAAGAAAGTCGCCCAATGCCACAAATGCCATGACCACTGGTGCAGCCACTCCCAAGGCGAGTGCCCAGCCCTACCAATAAACCGCCCATCATTAGCTTAACGCTTGAGATACTCGCCAATGAAGGCGCA
This genomic window from Oceanisphaera avium contains:
- the bcp gene encoding thioredoxin-dependent thiol peroxidase — translated: MNYLSAGSPAPAFTLNDQNGQAVSLSDFNGKKVLVYFYPKAMTPGCKVQACSLRDSQAELTANNVVVLGISPDPVARLKKFEEKDELNFTLLSDEDHAIADAFGVWGLKKFMGKEYEGIHRISFLVDESGTVEQVFDKFKTKDHHQVVLDYLAKK
- a CDS encoding DUF6691 family protein, with the translated sequence MLNKSRLLMVVALASGALFGLGISISGMINPEKVQGFLNITREWDPSLGLVMAAALAVFMPGYYRWRQAGQTQCVLGNDLPKLAKPIIDKRLVIGASLFGAGWGWVGICPGSAMALLASLQWQAGLFVLAMLAGFWLVKKMQP